The following coding sequences are from one Humulus lupulus chromosome X, drHumLupu1.1, whole genome shotgun sequence window:
- the LOC133807276 gene encoding protein mago nashi homolog, with product MAGEEENSEFYLRYYVGHKGKFGHEFLEFEFRPDGKLRYANNSNYKNDTIIRKEVYVTPAVLRECRRIINDSEILKEDDNNWPEPDRVGRQELEIVMGNEHISFTTSKIGSLVDVQSSNDPEGLRIFYYLVQDLKCFVFSLISLHFKIKPI from the exons ATGGCTGGAGAAGAGGAGAACAGCGAGTTCTACTTGAGATACTATGTGGGTCACAAGGGAAAATTTGGGCATGAATTCTTGGAGTTCGAGTTCCGACCCGACGGAAAGCTCCGGTACGCCAACAACTCCAACTACAAAAACGACACCATTATTCGCAAGGAGGTCTACGTCACCCCCGCCGTCCTCCGCGAATGCCGTCGCATCATCAACGATAGCGAG ATCTTGAAAGAAGATGATAACAACTGGCCAGAACCTGATCGTGTTGGTCGCCAAGAGCTTGAGATTGTTATGGGGAACGAGCACATTTCCTTCACTACTTCAAAGATTGGATCCCTTGTTGATGTCCAAAGCAGTAATGATCCAGAAGGGCTTCGTATTTTCTATTATCTTGTTCAG GATCTGAAAtgctttgttttctctctaatctCGCTCCATTTCAAGATCAAGCCTATATAA